Proteins co-encoded in one Pelobates fuscus isolate aPelFus1 chromosome 5, aPelFus1.pri, whole genome shotgun sequence genomic window:
- the LOC134612203 gene encoding olfactory receptor 5V1-like, producing the protein MNNNNQTTVTEFIIIGLKNIHQNRMLFFTLLLLIYIAIFMGNCFIMTLVPTMTHLHTPMYFYLGNLSLSDVLLTTNIVPNMLHILWTEEEAMSIAGCVLQFYIFGSLTATECLLLTVMSYDRYLAICNPLRYSSKMTSTRCRSLICFSWLVGFTPTLPVSVSVYKLQYCDLNTIDHFFCDLAPFLNLACSDTTTVKMLAFLLSFLVTFFPFLLIIMSYISIMYTIIRMRSEKGRQKAFSTCSSHLVVVSLYYGTLFILYGIPAQKHLIGINKLLSLLYTIVTPLLNPVIYSLKNQEITKAFEKIFIIKSGLR; encoded by the coding sequence ATGAACAACAATAATCAGACTACTGTAACAGAATTTATCATCATCGGTCTGAAAAACATTCACCAGAATAGAATGttgttttttactttactccTTCTCATTTACATTGCGATCTTCATGGGTAATTGCTTCATCATGACTTTAGTGCCAACAATGACTCACCTCCATACACCTATGTACTTCTATCTGGGTAACCTCTCATTATCTGATGTGTTGTTGACAACTAATATTGTACCCAACATGCTACACATTCTATGGACAGAAGAAGAAGCCATGTCAATTGCTGGTTGCGTCTTGCAGTTCTATATTTTTGGTTCACTAACAGCTACAGAGTGTTTACTGTTAACAGTGATGTCCTATGACCGTTACCTGGCTATATGTAACCCACTTCGATATTCATCCAAAATGACCAGTACCCGTTGTCGTTCTCTCATTTGTTTTTCTTGGCTTGTTGGATTTACCCCTACTCTTCCAGTCTCTGTAAGTGTATACAAGTTGCAGTACTGTGATCTGAACACTATTGACCATTTCTTCTGTGACCTTGCCCCATTCTTAAACCTTGCATGCTCAGACACTACAACAGTCAAAATGTTAGCTTTTTTGTtgtctttcttggttacgttctTTCCATTTCTACTTATTATAATGTCTTATATCTCCATAATGTATACAATTATTAGGATGCGCTCTGAGAAAGGAAGACAGAAGGCCTTCTCAACATGCAGCTCCCATCTCGTAGTAGTGTCTTTGTACTATGGGACACTCTTTATTCTCTATGGCATACCAGCACAAAAGCATTTAATAGGCATTAACAAACTGCTTTCTCTTCTGTATACTATTGTCACTCCTTTACTTAATCCAGTTATATATTCACTAAAAAATCAAGAGATCACTAAAGCGTTTGAAaagatttttataataaaatctgGATTAAGGTAA